In the Corythoichthys intestinalis isolate RoL2023-P3 chromosome 12, ASM3026506v1, whole genome shotgun sequence genome, one interval contains:
- the cdca7a gene encoding cell division cycle-associated protein 7a, translating into MPCTRSKSAAAQLPSTRMSLRNFRSVPLVTMETSSSSSDDSCDSFGSDGGFTNTRSSSRLLRKTLDKKKALEVAVEEDARTGFEEEIINNQMKTMKVDCEPVRRGRKPNILKVAMAFPTRKAASKRPVSEPLAQPQVLDSDEEEENFIAKRALNIKENKEMLAKLMAELNKAPGLFPKQTTSASTTNRRARRCSTSAILRRSSERLSRPHTRSRTLTDGPPSPTPEEEQPEDRFSLVRRSRYYEEVDEPVRRRSCNGNKALPHVVRPVEEVTEYELEHICYNVREKVYHSVNGSTCHQCRQKTTDTKTNCRNPDCVGVRGQFCGPCLRNRYGEDVRDALLDAEWRCPPCRGICNCSFCRAREGRGPTGVLVYLAKYHGFDNVDAYLRSLRKELEGISE; encoded by the exons ATGCCTTGCACACGCTCAAAg AGTGCAGCAGCCCAGCTTCCATCCACCAGGATGAGTCTGAGAAACTTCCGCAGCGTCCCCCTGGTTACCATGGAGACGTCGTCGTCTTCCTCCGACGATAGCTGTGACAGTTTTGGCTCCGACGGAGGCTTTACAAACACG aGGAGCAGCTCCAGACTATTGAGGAAAACGCTTGATAAGAAGAAGGCCCTGGAGGTCGCTGTGGAAGAGGATGCACGCACAGGCTTTGAGGAGGAGATCATCAACAATCAAATGAAAACAATG AAAGTAGATTGCGAGCCTGTGAGACGTGGCCGCAAGCCCAACATTTTGAAGGTGGCCATGGCTTTCCCGACCCGAAAGGCGGCCTCTAAAAGGCCTGTGTCTGAGCCCCTCGCTCAACCTCAAGTACTGGACTCTGATGAAGAGGAGGAGAACTTCATTGCCAAGAGAGCCTTGAATATTAAAGAGAACAAAGAAATG CTTGCAAAGCTAATGGCAGAGCTCAACAAAGCGCCAGGACTCTTCCCCAAACAAACAACGTCTGCATCCACAACG AACCGACGTGCACGTCGGTGCTCCACGTCGGCAATTTTGAGGCGGAGCTCAGAGCGTCTGTCCCGTCCCCACACTCGTTCCCGCACGCTCACCGACGGCCCGCCCAGCCCGACACCGGAGGAGGAGCAGCCGGAGGACCGATTCAGCCTGGTCCGACGAAGCCGTTACTATGAGGAGGTGGACGAGCCG GTTCGCCGCCGCTCATGCAATGGCAACAAGGCTCTCCCTCACGTGGTGCGGCCCGTGGAGGAGGTGACTGAATACGAGCTGGAGCATATTTGCTACAACGTGAGGGAGAAGGTTTACCACAGCGTCAAT GGAAGTACCTGCCATCAATGCCGTCAGAAAACCACTGACACCAAAACCAactgccgaaatccagactgcgtGGGCGTCAGGGGTCAATTTTGCGGCCCGTGCCTTCGCAACCGCTACGGGGAGGACGTGCGAGATGCTCTTCTGGACGCG GAGTGGCGCTGCCCGCCATGCCGCGGGATTTGCAACTGCAGCTTCTGCCGAGCACGAGAAGGCCGCGGTCCCACTGGCGTGCTGGTCTACTTGGCCAAATATCACGGCTTCGACAACGTCGACGCCTACCTGAGAAG CTTGAGGAAGGAGCTAGAAGGGATAAGCGAGTGA